A single region of the Lotus japonicus ecotype B-129 chromosome 4, LjGifu_v1.2 genome encodes:
- the LOC130713994 gene encoding protein RRC1 isoform X2 — protein sequence MEELKHEQEMREKRNQERENWRDGRPVEHSTTVSRFDELPDDFDPSGKLPGSFDDGDPQTTNLYVGNLSPKVDENFLLRTFGRFGPIASVKIMWPRTEEERRRQRNCGFVAFMNRADGQAAKDEMQGVVVYEYELKIGWGKSVALPSQALPAPPPGHMAIRSKEGSTVILSGPSGPPVTSVPSQNSELVLTPNVPDIMVTPPEDDHLRHLIDTMALYVLDGGCAFEQAIMERGRGNPLFNFLFVLGSKEHTYYVWRLYSFAQGDTLQRWRTEPFIMITGSGRWIPPQLPPSRSPDHEKESGSTHAGGRSRRVEPERTLTDAQRDEFEDRLRALTLERSQIKEAMGFALDNADAAGEIVEVLTESLTLRETPIPTKIARLMLVSDILHNSSAPVRNASAYRTKFEAALPDIMESFNDLYRSIMGRITAEALKERVLKVLQVWADWFLFSDAYVNGLRATFLRPGNSGVVPFHSICGDAPEIEQKITSEDTVVGGKINQDAALAMGRGAATQELMNLPLAELERRCRHNGLSLVGGREIMVARLLSLEEAEKQRVYELDDELKYPHGQASSAKYSSGRRETSAELEPVGYSGWNHYGDDDLQSQGKESVPLAPTLPIPQPELKAFTKKEKNDPVLPASKWAREDDESDDEQRSGKNLGLSYSSSGSENVGGGHIKADESESAADTSFSAHADSGLNEEQRQKLRRLEVALIEYRESLEERGIKNLEEIEKKVQTHRKRLQAEYGLSDSGEDGQGNRRSSSERRDRHDFSRKRHRSPSPRGSPQHRLSSKDRDREHDLERDRDRQRDRSHDFDSDRGRDRHREKSGSRDRDDHDKDRSRDRRRRAK from the exons ATGGAGGAGCTAAAGCATGAGCAAGAGATGAGGGAGAAACGAAATCAAGAACGTGAAAATTGGCGTGATGGGCGTCCGGTAGAACATTCTACTACT GTTAGTCGTTTTGATGAACTGCCTGATGATTTTGATCCAAGTGGAAAACTTCCAGGATCATTTGATGATGGTGATCCACAAACTACAAATCTTTATGTTGGAAATCTCTCGCCCAAG gtGGATGAAAATTTCCTTCTCCGTACTTTTGGAAGATTTGGACCTATTGCTAGTGTGAAAATCATGTGGCCTAGGACTGAGGAGGAGCGAAGGCGGCAAAGAAACTGTGGTTTTGTGGCTTTCATGAACCGAGCTGATGGACAGGCTGCTAAAGATGAAATGCAAG GAGTTGTGGTTTATGAATATGAATTAAAAATTGGGTGGGGAAAGTCTGTTGCGCTCCCGTCACAAGCATTACCTGCACCTCCACCGGGGCATATGGCCATCAGGAGTAAGGAG GGTAGTACTGTGATCTTGTCTGGCCCATCAGGTCCACCAGTAACGTCTGTGCCTAGTCAGAACTCTGAACTG GTTCTTACTCCTAATGTTCCTGATATAATGGTTACACCTCCTGAGGATGACCATCTAAGGCATTTAATTGATACTATGGCTTTGTATGTCCTGGATGGAGGATGTGCTTTTGAACAAGCAATTATGGAGAGGGGTCGTGGCAATCCtctttttaatttcttatttgtTCTTGGCTCGAAGGAACATACCTACTATGTTTGGAGACTCTACTCATTTGCTCAG GGTGACACTCTTCAAAGATGGCGGACTGAACCTTTTATCATGATAACGGGTAGTGGAAG gtgGATTCCTCCCCAATTACCACCATCGAGAAGTCCAGATCATGAAAAGGAGTCTGGTTCCACACACGCTGGAGGAAGAAGCAGG CGTGTAGAGCCTGAAAGAACATTGACTGATGCACAACGGGATGAGTTTGAAGATAGGCTGCGTGCTTTAACATTAGAGAGGAGCCAAATAAAAGAGGCTATGGGGTTTGCTTTGGATAATGCTGACGCAGCTGGGGAG ATAGTTGAAGTTTTGACGGAATCCTTGACTCTTCGAGAAACTCCTATTCCAACGAAAATTGCAAGGCTTATGCTTGTCTCTGATATTCTTCATAATAGTAGTGCCCCTGTAAGAAATGCATCGGCATATCGGACAAAGTTTGAAGCAGCACTGCCTGACATAATGGAGAGTTTCAATGACTTGTATCGTAGTATAATGGGACGTATTACTGCAGAAGCCCTAAAG GAACGAGTCCTGAAAGTTCTGCAAGTGTGGGCCGACTGGTTTCTCTTTTCAGATGCTTATGTTAATGGCTTAAGAGCCACTTTCCTCCGACCTGGGAACTCTGGTGTGGTGCCATTCCATTCCATATGCGGTGATGCACCTGAGATTGAGCAGAAGATCACTTCTGAAGATACAGTTGTTGGTGGCAAGATCAACCAAGATGCTGCATTGGCAATGGGTCGAGGAGCTGCAACGCAGGAGCTAATGAATCTTCCTCTTGCTGAGCTAGAAAGGCGGTGCCGACACAATGGATTATCACTAGTTGGTGGTAGAGAAATCATGGTCGCAAGGTTGTTAAGTCTTGAAGAGGCAGAAAAACAGAGGGTTTATGAACTGGATGATGAATTGAAATATCCCCACGGCCAAGCTAGTTCTGCGAAATATTCAAGTGGTCGGCGAGAAACAAGTGCAGAGCTTGAACCAGTGGGATATTCTGGATGGAACCATTATGGGGATGATGATTTGCAATCACAAGGCAAAGAGTCTGTACCTTTAGCGCCAACTCTTCCTATTCCACAGCCTGAACTTAAAGCCTTCACAAAAAAGGAGAAGAATGACCCGGTTTTACCTGCCTCTAAATGGGCTCGGGAGGATGATGAGAGTGATGATGAGCAAAGAAGTGGAAAAAATCTCGGATTAAGCTACTCATCTTCTGGCAGTGAGAATGTGGGTGGTGGTCATATTAAAGCTGATGAATCAGAGTCTGCTGCTGATACAAGTTTTTCAGCTCATGCTGACAGTGgactgaatgaagaacagag ACAAAAGTTGAGACGCTTGGAGGTTGCTTTGATTGAATATCGTGAGTCTCTTGAAGAAAGGGGAATCAAAAACTTGGAGGAAATTGAGAAGAAAGTTCAGACGCACCGGAAACGGCTGCAAGCGGAGTATGGGTTATCAGATTCTGGTGAAGATGGACAAGGCAATA GAAGATCATCTTCAGAGAGGAGGGATAGACATGATTTCTCGAGGAAACGGCACCGTAGCCCCAGTCCAAGGGGTAGTCCACAACACAGATTATCTAGCAAAGACAGAGATAGAGAACATGATTTAGAAAGGGATCGAGACCGACAAAGAGATAGAAGTCACGATTTTGATAGTGATAGAGGAAGGGACCGGCACCGGGAAAAGAGTGGAAGCAGGGACAGGGATGATCATGATAAGGATAGAAGCAGGGACCGGAGACGACGGGCGAAATAA
- the LOC130713994 gene encoding protein RRC1 isoform X1 has protein sequence MSSFSITRKKTPFQKHREEEEAKKKRAEDETARLYAEFVESFQGDITPGSKTFVRGGTINPNEKLKDDSEGEKSKDGVSIPKKGSRYVPSFIPPPLATKGKESERKKEEEKPKEKEKGKPRNIDFFMEELKHEQEMREKRNQERENWRDGRPVEHSTTVSRFDELPDDFDPSGKLPGSFDDGDPQTTNLYVGNLSPKVDENFLLRTFGRFGPIASVKIMWPRTEEERRRQRNCGFVAFMNRADGQAAKDEMQGVVVYEYELKIGWGKSVALPSQALPAPPPGHMAIRSKEGSTVILSGPSGPPVTSVPSQNSELVLTPNVPDIMVTPPEDDHLRHLIDTMALYVLDGGCAFEQAIMERGRGNPLFNFLFVLGSKEHTYYVWRLYSFAQGDTLQRWRTEPFIMITGSGRWIPPQLPPSRSPDHEKESGSTHAGGRSRRVEPERTLTDAQRDEFEDRLRALTLERSQIKEAMGFALDNADAAGEIVEVLTESLTLRETPIPTKIARLMLVSDILHNSSAPVRNASAYRTKFEAALPDIMESFNDLYRSIMGRITAEALKERVLKVLQVWADWFLFSDAYVNGLRATFLRPGNSGVVPFHSICGDAPEIEQKITSEDTVVGGKINQDAALAMGRGAATQELMNLPLAELERRCRHNGLSLVGGREIMVARLLSLEEAEKQRVYELDDELKYPHGQASSAKYSSGRRETSAELEPVGYSGWNHYGDDDLQSQGKESVPLAPTLPIPQPELKAFTKKEKNDPVLPASKWAREDDESDDEQRSGKNLGLSYSSSGSENVGGGHIKADESESAADTSFSAHADSGLNEEQRQKLRRLEVALIEYRESLEERGIKNLEEIEKKVQTHRKRLQAEYGLSDSGEDGQGNRRSSSERRDRHDFSRKRHRSPSPRGSPQHRLSSKDRDREHDLERDRDRQRDRSHDFDSDRGRDRHREKSGSRDRDDHDKDRSRDRRRRAK, from the exons GTATGTTCCATCTTTTATACCACCTCCACTGGCAACCAAGGGGAAGGAATCTGAAAGGAAA AAAGAAGAGGAAAAACccaaggagaaagagaaaggaaagcCAAGGAACATTGATTTTTTTATGGAGGAGCTAAAGCATGAGCAAGAGATGAGGGAGAAACGAAATCAAGAACGTGAAAATTGGCGTGATGGGCGTCCGGTAGAACATTCTACTACT GTTAGTCGTTTTGATGAACTGCCTGATGATTTTGATCCAAGTGGAAAACTTCCAGGATCATTTGATGATGGTGATCCACAAACTACAAATCTTTATGTTGGAAATCTCTCGCCCAAG gtGGATGAAAATTTCCTTCTCCGTACTTTTGGAAGATTTGGACCTATTGCTAGTGTGAAAATCATGTGGCCTAGGACTGAGGAGGAGCGAAGGCGGCAAAGAAACTGTGGTTTTGTGGCTTTCATGAACCGAGCTGATGGACAGGCTGCTAAAGATGAAATGCAAG GAGTTGTGGTTTATGAATATGAATTAAAAATTGGGTGGGGAAAGTCTGTTGCGCTCCCGTCACAAGCATTACCTGCACCTCCACCGGGGCATATGGCCATCAGGAGTAAGGAG GGTAGTACTGTGATCTTGTCTGGCCCATCAGGTCCACCAGTAACGTCTGTGCCTAGTCAGAACTCTGAACTG GTTCTTACTCCTAATGTTCCTGATATAATGGTTACACCTCCTGAGGATGACCATCTAAGGCATTTAATTGATACTATGGCTTTGTATGTCCTGGATGGAGGATGTGCTTTTGAACAAGCAATTATGGAGAGGGGTCGTGGCAATCCtctttttaatttcttatttgtTCTTGGCTCGAAGGAACATACCTACTATGTTTGGAGACTCTACTCATTTGCTCAG GGTGACACTCTTCAAAGATGGCGGACTGAACCTTTTATCATGATAACGGGTAGTGGAAG gtgGATTCCTCCCCAATTACCACCATCGAGAAGTCCAGATCATGAAAAGGAGTCTGGTTCCACACACGCTGGAGGAAGAAGCAGG CGTGTAGAGCCTGAAAGAACATTGACTGATGCACAACGGGATGAGTTTGAAGATAGGCTGCGTGCTTTAACATTAGAGAGGAGCCAAATAAAAGAGGCTATGGGGTTTGCTTTGGATAATGCTGACGCAGCTGGGGAG ATAGTTGAAGTTTTGACGGAATCCTTGACTCTTCGAGAAACTCCTATTCCAACGAAAATTGCAAGGCTTATGCTTGTCTCTGATATTCTTCATAATAGTAGTGCCCCTGTAAGAAATGCATCGGCATATCGGACAAAGTTTGAAGCAGCACTGCCTGACATAATGGAGAGTTTCAATGACTTGTATCGTAGTATAATGGGACGTATTACTGCAGAAGCCCTAAAG GAACGAGTCCTGAAAGTTCTGCAAGTGTGGGCCGACTGGTTTCTCTTTTCAGATGCTTATGTTAATGGCTTAAGAGCCACTTTCCTCCGACCTGGGAACTCTGGTGTGGTGCCATTCCATTCCATATGCGGTGATGCACCTGAGATTGAGCAGAAGATCACTTCTGAAGATACAGTTGTTGGTGGCAAGATCAACCAAGATGCTGCATTGGCAATGGGTCGAGGAGCTGCAACGCAGGAGCTAATGAATCTTCCTCTTGCTGAGCTAGAAAGGCGGTGCCGACACAATGGATTATCACTAGTTGGTGGTAGAGAAATCATGGTCGCAAGGTTGTTAAGTCTTGAAGAGGCAGAAAAACAGAGGGTTTATGAACTGGATGATGAATTGAAATATCCCCACGGCCAAGCTAGTTCTGCGAAATATTCAAGTGGTCGGCGAGAAACAAGTGCAGAGCTTGAACCAGTGGGATATTCTGGATGGAACCATTATGGGGATGATGATTTGCAATCACAAGGCAAAGAGTCTGTACCTTTAGCGCCAACTCTTCCTATTCCACAGCCTGAACTTAAAGCCTTCACAAAAAAGGAGAAGAATGACCCGGTTTTACCTGCCTCTAAATGGGCTCGGGAGGATGATGAGAGTGATGATGAGCAAAGAAGTGGAAAAAATCTCGGATTAAGCTACTCATCTTCTGGCAGTGAGAATGTGGGTGGTGGTCATATTAAAGCTGATGAATCAGAGTCTGCTGCTGATACAAGTTTTTCAGCTCATGCTGACAGTGgactgaatgaagaacagag ACAAAAGTTGAGACGCTTGGAGGTTGCTTTGATTGAATATCGTGAGTCTCTTGAAGAAAGGGGAATCAAAAACTTGGAGGAAATTGAGAAGAAAGTTCAGACGCACCGGAAACGGCTGCAAGCGGAGTATGGGTTATCAGATTCTGGTGAAGATGGACAAGGCAATA GAAGATCATCTTCAGAGAGGAGGGATAGACATGATTTCTCGAGGAAACGGCACCGTAGCCCCAGTCCAAGGGGTAGTCCACAACACAGATTATCTAGCAAAGACAGAGATAGAGAACATGATTTAGAAAGGGATCGAGACCGACAAAGAGATAGAAGTCACGATTTTGATAGTGATAGAGGAAGGGACCGGCACCGGGAAAAGAGTGGAAGCAGGGACAGGGATGATCATGATAAGGATAGAAGCAGGGACCGGAGACGACGGGCGAAATAA